The nucleotide sequence TGTTGAACGGATTGGAGTTGCGATTCATACGGCACTTGGTTTTTCGAGAGCTGTTCGTCTGGATACAAACAACCGCTTAATAAAACCATCATACCTGTTAGCATGACAAAACGTTTTATCAATGCTTTCATTTTTCCTGCCTGTCCCCCTTCTATGTAGACTTATTCAGGGACGGGGCCACTGAATACGATAAAGAAAATAATAATACCTGCAAGGATCATTAACACCCACGCAATAAAAGATAACACAATGCGCAAAATTCCTGGTTTTAACTTTGAACGGCTAAACATAATTAACGCTACGGATACAAACATAAAAATAATCCCAGCGAATGAAACATACATTTTCATTAATGCTGTCGACATCTGAATCTCTCCTTTTTCCGACAACCATTATAGCACACATTTTGTGCCATTCAGAGGTTAAATGTGACGCATTATTTACAGCCCAGCAATATGAGTTCAGCTTTTTTGCAAAAAAATACTGAAGCAAACTTTAAAAAGCTGCTTCAGTCCAGAACGAATATATTCCCAATACACTGTCCAACTCTAAGGGTGAGTTCACTCTAACTTATGCCAACTTGTATACATCTGACTCATTCAAGCGCCTATCTTTAAGCGGTTTTTTTTACAAATACTTACGAAATGTATGACAATCAAGCGGCTTTTGTTCGTGCAAGACCTCATTGACGATGCGGTTTTCTTCTTGCTTCGATAAATCAGCGTTCATCCATTCAGAAAAATGCCGAACCACTCGTCGAATTGTCTCTTCATCGTAAGAACTACGATTAGAACCGTCATCGATCACGTTCACTCATCTCCTTGCTGCCGTTTATTCTCACCTTATTATATGCCTGCAGCAAGACGTTGTGCCCATCCTAATAAACTTATTGTTCTGGAAGACATGTTGAAGAAGCGAAATCACGCAAATCTTCCATCTCATGCGTACGCATTCGTGTCATGAGATCTCCAACAGCCTCTTTCGGCGTTGCACCTTCGAACAAAATTCGATAGATGGCATTTGTAATTGGCATTGTCACCTGTTGTTCCTTAGCAAGCTGATATGCGGCTTTCGTTGTCCGCACGCCTTCAACGACCATACCCATATTCTCTAATACTTCTTCAAGCTTGTGACCTTGTCCAAGCATATTACCTGCACGCCAGTTCCGGCTGTGCTGGCTTGTACACGTTACAATTAAGTCACCAATTCCTGTTAACCCTGAGAATGTAAGCGGGTTTGCTCCCATTTTCACACCAAGTCGAGCTATTTCAGCAAGCCCGCGTGTTACAAGAGCTGCTTTCGCATTATCTCCAAACCCAAGCCCATCAGAAATGCCAGCCCCAAGTGCGATAATATTCTTAAGCGCTCCACCAATTTCCACTCCGACAATGTCAGGGTTTGTGTAGACGCGAAAAGTTTTACTAATAAATAAATCTTGTGCTTTTGTCGCTGCTTCAATCGAAGTTGATGAAACTGTAACTGTCGTCGGTTGTGAACAACTTACCTCTTCTGCATGACTTGGGCCCGAAAGCACAACCACAGCTTTCCGATACTCCTCTGGGATTTCCTCTTCAATCACTTCAGAAACCCGCTTATAGGTTTCTGGTTCAATCCCTTTACTTGCATGGACAATCGTGAGCGGCTCCTTCAAATGCGACTTCATTTTCTGAAGCACTTCACGCATCGCTTTTGTCGGAACGACCATTAAGACCGTCTCCACGCCCTGCAAACACTCTTCAATCGAAGAATAGCCAATAATGGAGGCAGGCAGCGAAACGCCTGGTAGATATTTTTCATTTGTGTGTTTCTCGTTGATTTCGTCAGCTTGGTCTTTTCGGTGTGACCATAAACGAACCGTATGTCCATTCTGAGCTAACACCATAGCTAGAGCTGTTCCCCAGCTCCCTGCTCCAAACACTGAAATTTCTGCCATCCCATCACATCCCTTATTGAATTAGGTGCTTTACTTCCTTAGCCTCGTGCACGAGACAGAATGCGAACTGGTGTACCCTTAAAGCCAAAGGCCTCACGAATTTGATTTTCGATAAACCGCTTGTAGGAGAAATGCATTAATTCTGGGTCATTTACAAACACAACAAACGTCGGCGGCTTAACAGCAACTTGTGTTGCATAGAAAATCTTCAGGCGGCGGCTGCCGTCAGTCGGTGTCGGATTCATAGCGATCGCATCCATCAATACTTCATTTAAAATATTCGTTTGAACGCGCATGCTATGGTTGTCCGCCACTTGATTAATCATCGGCAATAACACATGCATCCGTTTCTTTGTGATCGCAGATAAAAAAACAATCGGTGCGTAATCCAAAAACTGGAAGTGCGCACGAATCTTTTCTTCAAATTCATTCATTGTCTTCTCATTTTTTTGAACTGCATCCCATTTATTAACTACAATGATGACACCGCGGCCTGCTTCATGAGCGTAGCCAGCAATCTTTTTATCCTGCTCAATGATACCTGTTTCTGCATCAATCACAACTAAGACAACATCTGAGCGTTCAATTGCTCGTAGTGCACGAAGCACACTATATTTTTCGGTAGTCTCATATACTTTTCCTTTTTTACGCATACCTGCTGTATCAATAATGACATATTCTTGACCATCTCGTTTAAATTCACTATCAATCGCATCACGTGTTGTACCTTCAATATCACTTACAATCACGCGTTCTTCACCTAGCATTGCATTCACAAGTGAGGATTTTCCAACGTTTGGACGTCCGATTAATGAGAAATAAATTTTATTTTCATCACGTTCATCCTTAGCACCTGAAGGGAAATGCTGGGCTGCTGCGTCAAGCAGATCACCAAGTCCAAGCCCATGCGTACCTGAAACTGGATATGGCTCTCCAAATCCTAATGAATAAAAATCATAAACTTGCTCACGCATGTCCGGGTTATCAACTTTGTTCACTCCAAGAACAACTGGTTTATGTGAGCGGTAAAGAATTTTTGCAACCTCATCATCTGCAGGTGTTACACCTTCCCGACCATTAACGAGAAATAAAATCACATCAGCTTCATCAATTGCAATTTCAGCCTGTTGGCGTATTTGGTGCAAGAAAGGCTCATCGCTAAGCTCAATTCCACCTGTATCAATAATATTAAATTCATGATTTAACCATTCGGCAGCGCTATAAATTCGGTCGCGCGTGACCCCTGGAATATCCTCAACAATCGAAATACGTTCACCGACAATGCGGTTAAAGATCGTCGATTTCCCAACATTCGGGCGCCCGACAATCGCAATTACTGGCTTTGCCATACTCTTTCATCCTTCCTATCCAAAACATTCCTCTATCTTCAATCATTCAGCTCAAAACAATGGCGATAAACACTGCTCCACAAAACAAAAATGCCCCTCTTTTTGGACACACTCGACATAGTCCATAGTGACCTTAAGCTGGAATGATGCTAATCATACATAAGCATATATAGCCTTATCATTTTCTAGCCGATTAAAAAACCCTTCTCCTTACGCGGAGGATATTAAAACGTCCCGCTTTACAGGAAAAAGGGTTCACGTAATCTCAACTTATTTATTATAGCAACCACTTCATGATTTGACAATTTCTTTCCGGAGCACTTAATGCTTTACAATAATATATAATTCTTCTGTCAATTGATGGGCAATACCGTCGAGAATTGCCTCTAAATTCGCGGCGATATGTTCCATCTCTTGCGCTGATTCACATAAAAATACTGATGGGCCACTGCCGACCTTCGCCTGATTTGTCGTAATCGTGGCTAATATAGCTTTTTCTATCTTCATTCTTCCCCACGCTCCTCTTTGCTTGCTTTGGATTCAGTCGGCATACGAATCGCATTTTCAAGGGTGGGTACATTCCCGATAATTCGCTTTGCTTTTTCTGCATCACGGTCTTGCGGTAAAATAAATACACCAATTCGTCCATCATCTAAATCACGTTTTATTAAAGGTACAAGTGCGGGCGTACCTGAATCTCTGTAAACACCTAATGTCACGGATACATCATGTAAAATCGCTTGTCTTTGCCCAAGGTTTGCAATCGTAGATACGACATCGAAGTTTTTCGGTGTTAGTATAAAGCCCATTCCATGCTTTAAAATCTCTTCCTGCCTTACAGGTAAACCGATGTTCATAATGTAAATGTTGTCGATATAAAGACCAGGACCTTCAAAGCGAAGCGGCATTTCTTCGATGGTTACAATATCTTTTAACGTGCCGCCTGACATTAATTTTTTTGACAAATAAATTGCAACAATCCCAATGATAAGCGCAGCCCACACATTTACCACTAAATAAGCTAATGTCGAAATGAAAGATGTTAATATAACGAGGTAATTACGACCTTCAAAAGCAATTGCAATGCCTTCAATATACGTATTACCGCGTGGAACGAGCTCATAGGTATCAAGCTCTGTCAATGTATTGCGCTCCATATTTCGTACTTCACGAAACTGCGAAGCAGCAAGTGCTAAAAACGTTATTGCCGTGAATTCCTCTTCCATAATAGCAGGCACTGCCACTGTTCCGAGCCCTGCAGCGATAAAACCAAGCGCAATATGAATCACTTTCCCATGTAAATATGTAGGATACTGACGGTAATCTGTTTTCAACATATAGAGTCTTGAAAGCGTACCAAGAATGACCCCAAACAAGATGGGATATGTATATTCATTCATTTCAATTTCACTGCCTTTCACTAAAGCTTCTCTGCATCTGTCGGTTCAGCCATAAAATCAGCCTCTCAAAGCCACCCCAAAGCACCACTGCCATAATCGTACAAGCTGCGATATCAAGAAATTCAAATTGACCAACTTCTCCATTAAATGAATAAGGACGTAACAAAAACGTATACAGCCACTCTCCCTCACACATGCCGATTATCACAGCTGCCGCCCGAAATAAGAAAGAATCACTAATCAAAACGGTAACGAGAAACAAAATGCCAGCTAATAGCCATTTCCGGTCTGCAATTACCCAAACAGGGTCATATAATTCAAATAAGTGAAATGCCATAAAGGCAGCGGTCACTGCTAATGAAGCAAAAAGAAGCAATACTTTCTCCACTCGCGAAAGAAAGTAAGAAAGTGCACACGCCGTTAGTAAAAGAAATAAATAAGAAGCATTAACTTCAAATCCCTTTACAAAAAAAGACGTTTCTGAAAGAATAATCAACCCTAAGATGAATACCGCAAACCAATTCCGTTCTTTTCTTTTCGACATGATAAAGGTCGTATAAATCCAGCCGAGCCAGCACAACCAATAAAAAAGAAGTCCATCCACGTCATAACCTCCAGTATTCTCCATTATGACGTTTTTTATGTCTTTTCATTCCTGCCTTTATTAAGAAAGTTTCTTTCCACATAGATGCTAAAGCCATCGTTCAAACTAACCATAAGAAAAAATGAAAGGAGTGAAGGTAATGGGAAAAGATCGTCAAGAAAAGAAATTACGTCAAAAAGAAAGTCTCGAAAATGACCGTGACCAAGGCTTACAATATAAAGGGGCCACAATAATGGAAGGTCCAGAAGAGGCACGTAAACGAAATAAATAAATTTTAGCTAGAGGAAATAAAAAACCGATGTCCAAAATAGAAACATCGGTTTTTTCGTTTTATTTAATTGTTCTTTGACTATACAAAGTGGTATCTATTCCACGCTCTTTAAGCCAATGGGATGTTTCACCACTAATCACAATTGGAGCCTGCTGTAACTGTTGGATTGTTCGAGCACCAACAGCTGTCATGACAAAACGTAAATCCGTTAAGATTTGTTCAATTTCTTCAATCAGTCTATTTTCCCCGTGTTTGATTGCAATACGTAAGAAATAGCCAGCCATACCTGCAGCATCAGCACCGAGCGCAATAACCTTAGCTAAGTCAAGCGCGTTTTGCAGGCCACCTGAAGCAAAAATGGAAGCATGCTTAACTCCTGATTTCACTTCCGGCACTGCCGTTGCTGTTGGGATTCCCCATTCATTAAAGAATGCAAGATGCCGTTTTCGTCTCTCATTTTCCACGCGAGAAAAGTTCGTACCTCCGAAGCCGCCGACATCGATCATCTGAACTCCAGCACTCTCTAACATAACAGCAGCCTCGGAACTCATTCCATAGCCGACTTCTTTCGCAATAACAGGTACATTTAACGCAGAGACAATCTTTTCGATCCTG is from Bacillus tianshenii and encodes:
- the fni gene encoding type 2 isopentenyl-diphosphate Delta-isomerase gives rise to the protein MSRQQRKIEHIQHALSTGQQRTHGLEDVRFVHQTLPNCNVEEIEIASKAGELSLSSPLFINAMTGGGGQKTYEINQMLARAASVTGTAVAVGSQMAALKDKAERRTYEVVRKENPKGIIFANLGSEATVEQATEAVEMLEANALQIHLNVIQELVMPEGDREFYGAIDRIEKIVSALNVPVIAKEVGYGMSSEAAVMLESAGVQMIDVGGFGGTNFSRVENERRKRHLAFFNEWGIPTATAVPEVKSGVKHASIFASGGLQNALDLAKVIALGADAAGMAGYFLRIAIKHGENRLIEEIEQILTDLRFVMTAVGARTIQQLQQAPIVISGETSHWLKERGIDTTLYSQRTIK
- a CDS encoding NAD(P)H-dependent glycerol-3-phosphate dehydrogenase, which encodes MAEISVFGAGSWGTALAMVLAQNGHTVRLWSHRKDQADEINEKHTNEKYLPGVSLPASIIGYSSIEECLQGVETVLMVVPTKAMREVLQKMKSHLKEPLTIVHASKGIEPETYKRVSEVIEEEIPEEYRKAVVVLSGPSHAEEVSCSQPTTVTVSSTSIEAATKAQDLFISKTFRVYTNPDIVGVEIGGALKNIIALGAGISDGLGFGDNAKAALVTRGLAEIARLGVKMGANPLTFSGLTGIGDLIVTCTSQHSRNWRAGNMLGQGHKLEEVLENMGMVVEGVRTTKAAYQLAKEQQVTMPITNAIYRILFEGATPKEAVGDLMTRMRTHEMEDLRDFASSTCLPEQ
- a CDS encoding YIEGIA family protein encodes the protein MNEYTYPILFGVILGTLSRLYMLKTDYRQYPTYLHGKVIHIALGFIAAGLGTVAVPAIMEEEFTAITFLALAASQFREVRNMERNTLTELDTYELVPRGNTYIEGIAIAFEGRNYLVILTSFISTLAYLVVNVWAALIIGIVAIYLSKKLMSGGTLKDIVTIEEMPLRFEGPGLYIDNIYIMNIGLPVRQEEILKHGMGFILTPKNFDVVSTIANLGQRQAILHDVSVTLGVYRDSGTPALVPLIKRDLDDGRIGVFILPQDRDAEKAKRIIGNVPTLENAIRMPTESKASKEERGEE
- a CDS encoding YpzI family protein, whose translation is MGKDRQEKKLRQKESLENDRDQGLQYKGATIMEGPEEARKRNK
- a CDS encoding DUF2768 domain-containing protein — encoded protein: MSTALMKMYVSFAGIIFMFVSVALIMFSRSKLKPGILRIVLSFIAWVLMILAGIIIFFIVFSGPVPE
- a CDS encoding stage VI sporulation protein F, which produces MIDDGSNRSSYDEETIRRVVRHFSEWMNADLSKQEENRIVNEVLHEQKPLDCHTFRKYL
- the der gene encoding ribosome biogenesis GTPase Der, with product MAKPVIAIVGRPNVGKSTIFNRIVGERISIVEDIPGVTRDRIYSAAEWLNHEFNIIDTGGIELSDEPFLHQIRQQAEIAIDEADVILFLVNGREGVTPADDEVAKILYRSHKPVVLGVNKVDNPDMREQVYDFYSLGFGEPYPVSGTHGLGLGDLLDAAAQHFPSGAKDERDENKIYFSLIGRPNVGKSSLVNAMLGEERVIVSDIEGTTRDAIDSEFKRDGQEYVIIDTAGMRKKGKVYETTEKYSVLRALRAIERSDVVLVVIDAETGIIEQDKKIAGYAHEAGRGVIIVVNKWDAVQKNEKTMNEFEEKIRAHFQFLDYAPIVFLSAITKKRMHVLLPMINQVADNHSMRVQTNILNEVLMDAIAMNPTPTDGSRRLKIFYATQVAVKPPTFVVFVNDPELMHFSYKRFIENQIREAFGFKGTPVRILSRARG